In Vigna angularis cultivar LongXiaoDou No.4 chromosome 8, ASM1680809v1, whole genome shotgun sequence, the DNA window AACTAATAGTATATACGAAAAATAAAAGGACTAGTTAATATTACTTCTTAACTAATAGTATTATCTTcaaggtaaaaaaataaataaaaaaacatattattttattaaaaatttaaactaactCGATTTTTTTTTGGTGAATATGGAATTTCaaacatacatttatatttttgaatataagATTAGTCATTTATattcaacaaataataatattattaaaataaactcaaaTTCATAACTTTACAAAATCGATTTTATAAagcaatatttatatatacttatcaaattattttaaagataaatataaggCTTATAAAGAAAAGATTAGCAGAATATAGAAAACCTGGTGTGGTTCTTTGTCGAAGTTGAAACTGAGAGGCATTATGTGTTGCTGATAGTTCTGTGATGAAAAAGGTTTATAAGGAAAGAGATGTATGCCTTAACACAGGCACTactttctatatatataatataattaagaagAATATGTTCTCGTTAATCACATATATGCATGTGAATCATACTGTGAATAGTTTAATGCAAATATTCAACGTAGTTTCAGAAGAGATACGTTACGTGTTGTATGCTAATTCTTCAAGTTCTCACACGCTTCACGTGTATAGTGTTTTTCATTTCTTATCAAAGGAAATGGATTGTACAGAGAAGTTAGgtggaaaattaatttagtgtatttaatttttttttatacattgaATCATCCAATATTACTTAgtaatcaaataatttaatttcttttcctttttctggaACCCTTACTCAAATACTATAAATGTAATGTTGAAAGAAAGATTTGATATGATAATAAAGGAAGATATGATATTCTTTTGTAATGATTCGATAATTGTATTTATCACACTTAATAGCTGTATATcatttaaaagttaatgtgaaaaacagtttaaatacttttttcttttttcacctTCTGATACgtttttttaagaacaaaacccaacagaaaaataaatctCGAATAATTAACCTAACAATAAGAAGATTGCATCTACATTGTACCCTTATTTTTCGTTTTCCTTCTTTGAGGTCAtgagatttcaaatttataatataataaaatatatatgtttaggTGTCTCTTAGTAGATACCATTTATATATCGTATCactttgttaataaaaaaaaaaaaactaagaagctaaagactatttttttatataatttcactTGAAGCAATTCATTAACACACTTTCTACTTATAATTAGAGTATTTTGACTAAAGTTTGAAGGAAATTGATGTTTAAACTTCATAATTATCTATTATGTTAGTGTTAACGTTAAAGCTAAATTTTGTAACAACATGAATTAATTAGTAAGTATAAACATTTATCGCTAAGGTTGGAATACAACactatttaattaaattgaattcaTTATTCGTAGACATACGAGTTGATTTAGGTTTTcgttaattataatataaatatgaacgAAAATGGACAGAGAGAGTTGGACGGTAGATGTTCTCATcttctaaataaaaatagatattaatttttatcttgCATCTCTATTTCATATtacttacaaataatttttagaaaataaaataaaatcaattattaaatatttaatattagacGGACACgtattaattgtataaatactttaaaatataatcaaatatttttttatgaaatgtcatgtaattatagaaaaaataaatagttatacGTAATCACAATTTTATGATAACTAtcccatttattatttttggaaatgTTGAGAGGAAAAATACTTTACAAATATAGTAAAAACTTGTAAATATCGAACCactttgaatttatatttagattGCTAAAACTACTATGATTTAACAAATTGTCATTAGGGTTGTGTCTGACATACAAAGAAAGATAGTAATAATACGTCTTAACCCTACTATGAGTAACTTAAATTACGTTCAAAAATAGGAGCGAGTGGGGAATTCAGATGGTTAAGAATCTCAAACCCtagaaattattatttcttgAAATGACtaagtattttttaatgattataaataatattgagAATCTATACATATAacgtttgaaaataaaaaaggataatAAAGTAATTAAGGGTATATATAactgtttaaaaataattaatttcttgtAATTATAAAAACGATGAATGAATaggaacataatttttttttcttacaatagtgacaaaaataaagaaatgcaGGGAATATTTCTGTAATCTTATATTAAGGATAAAAGACTAATCTTgtaaaagacaattttttttcacttgattaattattgttaaattaaCCACTTATTAAGATTAGCCTCAACCTTAATCTACAATCTGCTTTGAATCTGGGAATTGGATCTATCAGGAAATCTTAGACATTCCCATTCTTCATCATTCACATTGCCAAAGTATTGATCCACCATTTCTTCACTAACCAGCTCTATTTTTGAAGGCTTCCACTGATAAACATATCacaaaacaccaaaatcaatgagcttttaaaaaaatatatttacccTAATATATCCACAGAACCagaacataataatatattatctctTACCTTGGGTATATCACCTTTATCAAACATCTTTACTCTTGAACCCTAGGCACGATTTTAGTAAACAAGGGAGGGATTGTTAGtcatataaaattagaaaaaaaatatttgacatatATTTCTTACAATATTTTGACACATAACACGTGTCACTTTTTTTACCGATTCCTTGTTTATTTGTTAGTGTAttgatgtattttaaattaaatgaaaaaatatcgtatgttgtgtgaaaatattaaaaaaaatgtattaatatattaatgtccttaaaattaatttcttcattaatgcattattaatattttttttgtaaggagaaaaatgagtaaataataataataatgaaaagccaaatgaaaaaaaatgcattCAAATTATCATACCGTAAGGATTagcaaaaaggaaaaagatagagtaggaaaaaaaatattcaatgaaatttatatatatgtatatatatttgaagGAGGAACTTTATTGCTAAAATATTTACCTCATATAAATCGATGCCAAAACTTTTTCTTGCCAAGTGACAGAAAATGTTATAATCTCTATAAAGGCATTGATCAAGGTTTTCTACCCTTCCTTTCCTGATCTGAAATGCATCAAATCATTGtttaaattagtaaatatttagacatatatttatttgtacaaCATTGAATTCAGTTACTATAATTTcgatttttatctttaattggTGTGAAATGTGAATGAAATAGGagtcatccaagcaattcaaaagaattaaacttttataattaacttaattaaatatattagataATTTTCCTTAAGTATATTGAGGCCTAACTCCTTTAACATCTTTCTACTTAATATATCcatttacaaataaaacaattatgtgatAGAAAACTTAGTGTGATCTTTTAAAAATGGACGTAAagtaagtttttcaaaaaagattcccataaaaagagtaaaagtagtaacatttattaatattagaaaacatcattaattaaaaaaggacaaacaaataattatgtcaaagctaaaattaatcaataatggGATATATGTATAATTGAATCTTTTTTTCTCTACTATACTTACTGATTTTAGAAATATCTTGAGGCTAGTAGGACAAGACGTATGCATGTAGTTTAATGCATTTTTTATCCATTCTTCAGCTCCATTTTCTAATTCAAGTTCCTATAAATTATGAACATATACGAGTCAAAATGTTATATACTTATTCTTCAATATATAATGAATACAAAATGTACATATCTAAATACTTACCAAGGATTGAATTATTTCTTCCACCGTCCCTTTCGAGAAACATTTGTTTATAGTCtctaatcttttttattttatgacaaGAATATTAATGTGTCAATTCTCATAAAACACAAAATCTCAAGACAACAACCATAATTTTTCTGATTTACCTCCTAAGAGGACTGTCTTCTTCCACATTTGGTTTGTCTGTGAACTTTTGTAGTAGTGCAGTGATTGTTGAAACATTTGGAGAATTAACAACTTGTAAACCATTTTCCAATGGCTTCAGCTTCTAttgcaagaagaaaaaaaaacgaattTTGGATTGTGTTTCTTAAACATTCAACATAAAATCACAGTGTAACAGTAGATTACATCAGTACTAGTTTATGGAAATATCACATTAGTTAAgctaaatgtaatatatatatatatatatatatatatatatattatagaaaatgagtttttaaacctaattcaatcGCATAAAATCGATTTGGAAGATGAgatttgcacctcacttatatattataatttggctttATCTCAAATGGAATTTCCAAGAATAAATTACACCAGTTTTTAACTTAATGAAGGTgatatatgttgttttttttctaaatgaacAAAATGTTCCCATAGCATGCAGAATATAAATTCTACCATTGAAGGCACAAAGTGTGTGGCTAAACCACATGCTACTATTTCTGTTCCACCCAAACGTGCTCCACTCAACCCTAGATATTCCCCTGCATATTGCAAATTAATATCAAtgcaaaaaaaaacaaacatgaaaATATTGTTACACATTTATGCAGCTTACCAAAATAGCCAGGAAGTCTAGAAAGGAAGTAACTGGCTCCTACATCTGGAGAAAGTCCTATAGATGCCTCTGGCATTGCAAAAACCTACAAATAATCGATCATGGAAAGTAAATGATTTAGTAGATCACAAGGAGGGACATAAATATACCTTTTTTCATTGTTAAGCCTTATCAAATCAGAAATAAACCAACATTACATGAATTTTACCtgataaaaaatgtaacatgttaaaggaaaaaggaataaacaaatatttagttACAAATTATTTGGATAATTGAAATAGTTTTGATTTGGTGTTCTAAATCTAATTTTGGGGAGAGAGGAAGATATGCATACAGCTTTTTCAGTCACAACCCTGAACCTCATATGCATAGATAGACCTGCTCCTCCTCCTATCATTACTCCATTGATCAAAGAGACCTAACTTGCAACCGTTGATACAAAACCATTCAAATGGATGATAAAAACATGAGATATGGAAGAATAAATACATGGTTTGAGAC includes these proteins:
- the LOC108345279 gene encoding probable 3-hydroxyisobutyryl-CoA hydrolase 3, producing MAPRVNFDREQNQVLFSGSSSVKLVILNRPRKLNSLNHEMIVQIKRNLGLYENDPSVKLVILKGNGKAFCAGGDIESALTCSITGHWTYAASFYKKQLTLNHLIATYKKPMVSLINGVMIGGGAGLSMHMRFRVVTEKAVFAMPEASIGLSPDVGASYFLSRLPGYFGEYLGLSGARLGGTEIVACGLATHFVPSMKLKPLENGLQVVNSPNVSTITALLQKFTDKPNVEEDSPLRRLETINKCFSKGTVEEIIQSLELELENGAEEWIKNALNYMHTSCPTSLKIFLKSIRKGRVENLDQCLYRDYNIFCHLARKSFGIDLYEGSRVKMFDKGDIPKWKPSKIELVSEEMVDQYFGNVNDEEWECLRFPDRSNSQIQSRL